A region of Labeo rohita strain BAU-BD-2019 chromosome 2, IGBB_LRoh.1.0, whole genome shotgun sequence DNA encodes the following proteins:
- the slc7a14a gene encoding probable cationic amino acid transporter: MSGLFAKLDPRRIQWGATWFAFQSRVLRTKPVESMLESTGGTGAHGTKLARVLSTVDLVSLGVGSCVGTGMYVVSGLVAKEMAGPGVIVSFIIAAVASILSGVCYAEFGVRVPKTTGSAYTYSYVTVGEFVAFFIGWNLILEYLIGTAAGASALSSMFDSLANHSISGFMINHIGTLNGLGKGEQAYPDILALVIVILVTIIVALGVKNSVGFNNVLNVINLVVWVFIMIAGLFFVSGSNWDEGRFLPYGWSGVMQGAATCFYAFIGFDIIATTGEEAKSPNTSIPYAITASLVTCLTAYVSVSVILTLMVPYTEIDTDAPLMEMFSLHGFQTAKYIVAIGSIAGLTVSLLGSLFPMPRVIYAMAGDGLLFRFLAHVSTYTETPAVACVVSGFLSALLALLVSLRDLIEMMSIGTLLAYTLVSVCVLLLRYQPEGDIHGFVNFLSEQNAKRKEGVLAECEKEACSPVSEGDDYGGAPTNTCGAKNLPSLGDNEMLIGKPDKSTYTASHPNYGTVDMSSGIESDETDSVYLLKLKKLLGPRYYTMRIRLGLPGKMDRPTMATGRIVTRCVVLLFILIFCFCSLIIFGSGQIADGQWWAVLLLVLLLLVITLLIFIIIQQPENPKRLPYMAPCVPFVPASAMLVNVYLMLKLSTITWIRFGVWCFVGVLIYFGYGMWNSTLEITAREEEAHASTYQRYDMGVDDNFAVDDDLYPSGDGGPYQSWGSHEGKGGHQKQQHKEKSEPQPDGQDRVDNHRTSSSSSHSRAKSKAGKPSPGFEALVVDDDLDDPLE; this comes from the exons ATGAGCGGGCTCTTTGCCAAACTGGACCCACGGCGGATTCAATGGGGGGCCACCTGGTTTGCCTTCCAGTCCCGCGTCCTGCGGACGAAACCGGTGGAGTCAATGCTGGAGAGCACGGGAGGCACCGGGGCCCACGGCACTAAACTCGCCCGCGTTCTTTCAACTGTGGACCTTGTGTCTCTGGGAGTGGGAAGCTGTGTCGGCACTGGCATGTATGTGGTATCTGGACTGGTGGCTAAGGAAATGGCAGGTCCCGGGGTCATCGTGTCTTTCATCATCGCTGCTGTGGCCTCCATCCTGTCAG GGGTGTGTTATGCTGAATTTGGTGTGCGTGTGCCTAAAACCACAGGATCGGCCTATACTTACAGCTATGTGACAGTAGGAGAATTTGTGGCTTTTTTTATTGGCTGGAATCTGATTTTGGAGTACCTGATTGGCACAGCAGCAGGAGCCAGTGCGCTCAGCAGTATGTTTGACTCGCTGGCCAATCACAGCATCAGCGGCTTCATGATCAACCACATAGGAACGCTCAACGGCTTGG GTAAAGGGGAACAGGCATATCCGGACATCCTGGCCCTGGTCATAGTCATCCTTGTCACAATAATAGTTGCTTTAGGCGTGAAGAACTCCGTCGGGTTCAACAACGTACTGAACGTCATCAATCTGGTGGTGTGGGTGTTCATAATGATAGCAGGCCTGTTCTTCGTCAGTGGCAGCAACTGGGATGAAGGACGATTCCTGCCTTATGGCTGGTCAGGG GTCATGCAGGGTGCAGCCACTTGCTTCTACGCCTTTATTGGCTTTGACATCATAGCTACCACCGGAGAGGAAGCCAAGAGTCCCAACACATCCATCCCCTACGCCATCACTGCCTCTCTGGTCACCTGTCTCACTGCCTATGTCTCT GTGAGTGTGATCCTCACCCTGATGGTCCCCTACACTGAAATTGACACAGATGCTCCTCTGATGGAGATGTTTTCTTTACACGGCTTCCAGACTGCCAAATACATAGTGGCCATCGGCTCCATCGCAGGACTGACGGTCAGTTTGTTGGGCTCTCTCTTCCCAATGCCGAGAGTCATCTACGCCATGGCAGGAGATGGTTTGCTCTTCAg ATTCCTGGCCCATGTGAGCACATACACAGAGACACCTGCAGTGGCCTGTGTGGTGTCAGGCTTCCTCTCTGCTCTCTTGGCTTTGCTCGTCAGTCTGAGGGACCTGATCGAGATGATGTCCATTGGCACTCTGCTAGCCTACACGCTAGTGTCAGTCTGTGTGCTACTGCTGCGTTACCAGCCCGAAGGAGACATCCACGGATTCGTCAACTTCCTTTCTGAGCAGAATGCAAAACGTAAAGAGGGAGTGCTGGCTGAGTGTGAGAAGGAAGCCTGTTCACCTGTCAGCGAAGGCGATGATTATGGAGGAGCTCCAACAAACACCTGTGGAGCCAAGAACTTGCCGTCTCTAGGAGACAATGAGATGCTGATCGGAAAACCTGACAAGTCCACCTATACCGCCAGTCACCCCAACTACGGCACAGTGGACATGTCCTCAGGCATTGAATCGGATGAGACAGATAGCGTGTACCTGCTGAAGCTGAAGAAACTGTTGGGGCCTCGCTATTACACCATGCGCATTCGACTCGGCCTGCCTGGCAAGATGGACAGGCCCACTATGGCCACCGGCCGCATTGTCACCCGCTGTGTCGTTCTGCTCTTCATCCTCATCTTCTGCTTCTGCTCTCTCATTATCTTCGGGTCGGGTCAGATCGCCGATGGCCAGTGGTGGGCTGTCCTGCTGCTAGTGTTGCTACTGCTTGTCATCACACTTTTGatcttcatcatcatccagCAGCCGGAGAACCCCAAACGCCTGCCATACATGGCTCCCTGCGTTCCCTTCGTCCCGGCCTCCGCTATGCTGGTAAATGTTTACCTCATGCTCAAGCTCTCCACCATCACATGGATCCGTTTTGGCGTATGGTGCTTTGTGG GTGTTCTGATCTACTTCGGTTACGGCATGTGGAACAGCACCCTGGAAATCACGGCACGCGAGGAGGAGGCCCACGCCAGCACATACCAGCGTTACGACATGGGTGTGGATGACAACTTTGCAGTGGATGACGACCTGTACCCTTCTGGAGACGGAGGGCCGTACCAAAGCTGGGGCTCCCACGAGGGCAAAGGTGGGCACcagaaacaacaacacaagGAAAAGAGTGAGCCTCAGCCCGACGGCCAGGACAGGGTGGACAACCACAGgacctcctcttcctcctcacaCAGCAGGGCCAAAAGCAAAGCTGGCAAACCCAGTCCGGGCTTTGAGGCGCTGGTAGTCGATGACGATTTGGACGATCCTTTAGAATGA